The Haloprofundus salinisoli region CCCCATCACCACTATGTCGATATCGTTCTCGATGACGTACTCGCCGATCTGCTCGTGGGGAACGCCGTGGACGACCGCGGCCTTGCCGTCGATTCCGGAGTCGCGGGCGCGTTCGACGACCGCCTCCGCATCCTCCCGCGCACGGTTGTCGAGTCGTTCGACGAAGCCGCTTTCGACACCGCCCGCGCTGAACAGTCCGCCCGCTTCCACGAGATTCACCGCCGAGAGCGCGTGGAGTTCGGCGTCGAACGTGCGGGCGATAGCCACCGCGTGTTCGGCCGCCGCCGTCGCACAGGCGCTGCCGTCGGTCGGAACCAGTATCGTATCGTACACAGTCGACCACCACATAGTCCTATGTCACCGCATAGCATGAATGGTGGCTGCGTCCGACGGTCGGATAAAAGTGTCTCGCGGTGCAACAGTGAGTGTGTCCGAATCCAACGACGACCAGGAGATGCCGCCGGCCGCCGACGTCGACGACACGCCGACGATTCGCTGTACGCGCTGCGACCGCACCTGGGACCTCGAGTACGAACTCGACGAGTTGAACGTCGGCAACCAGTCGTTCGAACAGTTCGCGCTCGACCACAGACGCCACACCGGCCACTTCCCCGACGACGTGACGCCGTGGATCGCCACCTGTCGACAGTGTCCCGACGGCGAGCAGTTCCTCTCGGAGCGCCCCGCCCGTCGGTGGGCGGAGACGCACGCCAGACACACCGACCACGCCGTCTCGCTCGACTACGGCGACGAACAGTCCGTGGTCGAACCGAAGTGAGACCGGCGTCAGCGTGAGCGTCAAACTTTCCGTCCCCTCGTCGCCGACGCGGAAACCCGTCGCTCCGCGGAACTCGATCTCGCCCGTCGGCACCGAGAGTGTCCCGAGCTTCTCCTTCAGTCAGCGGATGAGCGCCCCCTGTCGTCGACGCTCGAGCAGAACCACTTCTCGCCGTACAAGGTGATTCGCGTCGTAACGTATCGCTGCCACGGGTGAAGGACCCGTCGAGAGCCGCAACTCAGGGGCCGAACGTCAGCGGTTCGCGCAGTCGCCAGACGTCGGTCTCCGGTTCGAGTCGGTGCGGTTCGGCCCCTCGTTCGGTGAGGATACCGGCGTGGTACAGCATCGCCTTCAGCTGGAAGACGGTCGGCGAGTGAAAGACGTTCCCGTCTCGCAGCGCTTCAACTCGAAGACCGCCCTCCTCGTCCAGCACTCGGCGGCGCGCCTCGTCGGTTCCGCGTACGAACAGTTCCACGGTGAACGTCGGGTGTAGGACGTGCACCCACTCGACGAGGTCGAGAAGCGACGGGTCACGGATGCCGTCGTCGTGCATCGTCTGCAGTTCCTTGACTAACAGTTGGGTCGCGGGGTACGCCCAGACGACGCGTCTGGCCACCAGCCCCCACTCGGGAGCGAGGTCGCAGAACCGCTTTCGAGACCCTCGCCAGTCGTCGAACGTCGCAAGCGCGGCGTCGACCGAGTCGTAGCGGTGCAGTGCGAACCGAACCACCTCCTCGCCGAGCGACGTGAGTTCGGTGCGGTCGGGCCGTTCGTCAGTTAGCCCGAGAAACGCCGCTCCTCGCCGGGCGTCGGTCGTCGCCCCGACGACGCGCTCGGCGAGTATCTCGTCGGTGACGCCGTCGTGGTACAGCGCGAGCGGAACGCCGAGGTAGTTCTTCGGGTGGTTGAGACCGAACGACTTGTCGGCGACTCCCTGTGCCGTGGCCTGAAATCGGATGGCCGTCGCGTCGTCCGAGGTTCGATTACCGACGACGCGCGGGACCTCGAGGGGTTCGACGTCGCCGTCCACGTCGACGCCGAGGACGCCGACGTTGAGCTCGCGGGCGAGCGTTCGCACCGATTGCGAAATCGACTCGACGGGTGCCGCGACGTACACAGCGTTGGCCTCGTGGAGGCGGTCGTACGCCTGGACGACTCCGCGTTCGACGTCGACGGCCCCCGACCCGGTGTGGCCCTTCGCCTCGACGGCGATCAGTGGCGGTTGGTCTCCGAAGCGCTCGACGGCGAGTAGCTCCGGTTCCAACGGACGAACGCCGACGAGGTCCGGATAACCGGAACCCAACCGAACGTGGTTGAACGGCGCGAGACGCTCGCGCACCGCCGACGAAATCGGCTGGCCGGGGAGCCACTCGTCCATCGCGAACTGCGTGTCCACGACCGAGTAGGTGTCCGGCTGAGTTGGGTCGGGAAAGAGACGGCGCTTGGCGTGGACGAGGACCTCCGGTTCCGAGAGCGGTGCCGCGCTGGCCATAGGTCGTCATCTCGGATGATGTGTATGAATGGAGGTGTTTTGTCGCTCGGAGCGGGGAGTCTGTGTGAGGGTCGTACGACTGGTCGATGGCGCCCGGCGAGACAAACCAACGGCACGGTCTGTCCGTGGACGTGTCGCTGTCGCTCGTCGTTTCGTGGAAACGGCCAAAACGGACCCGACGGGAGTGAACAAACGCGAAGCGTTTGCGAACTACGTCGGGGGAGTGAGCAAAGCGAACGGACCCGACGGGATTTGAACCCGCGACATCTTGGTCCGGAACCAAGCACTCTGTCCACTGAGCTACGGGCCCTCACCGCAACGTACACGATAACTGGCTATAACGGTTGTGCCCTGTCTCTCGGTGGCGGCGCTGTCGTCTCTGTAGTCTCTCCAGAAGAACGAAAATCGAAAGCGTTCGTCGCCGATTACGGCGCGGTGCCGGTCTCGATGGTGAAGTCAGCGCGCGGGTAGGCGACGCAGGTGAGCGTGTAGCCCTCTTCGAGTTCGTTGTCGTCGAGCATCTGTTGGTTGTCGTGGACGACGTAGTCCTCGGAGTTGCCGCCGGAGGAGATCTGGCCCGCACAGGAGACGCACTGTCCCTGTCGGCAGGCGTACGGGAGGTCCCAGCCCTCCTCTTCGCCGGATTCGAGGACCGTCTTGTTGTTCGGGATCTCGATGGTCGCACCCTCCTTGACGAACTCCACCTCGAAGTACTCGACTTCGTCCTCGGGGATGTCGGCGGGACTCGAACTCTCCTCTTCGGCAGCACCCTCTTCGAGTTCACCTTCCTCGCCTGCCGTCGCACCGCCGACGGCGACGGCACCGCCGCCGCCGATAGAGCGGTTCATCGGTTCGGGGAAGTCCGTCTCGGGGACCGTCGACGCGCGCTGTTCGAGCACCTCTTGGGAGATGTCCGCGGTGGACGTCCACCCCGTCCCCTTCGAAAAGTGCATCGCGACGGCGAGCGCCGTCAGCGCCGCGCCCAGTCCTACCGCCACTGGGTCGATCAGAGCCATATCGGCGGCTACGGAGTACTGGTTTACAACAGTTGTGATTCCACCGACGGCTCACCCACTGTACGGCCGCTCTCGGGGACTCTGCGCGACGAGACTCGAAGTCGACTCTCGCTGCGGGCCGACTACTCCAGTGGAATCCGTTTGAGTTCCTCCTCGCCGCGCTCTTTCACCCGGTCGAACTGGCTTCGAGCGGTCACTTGCGTCTCGCCGAACGTCGCCCCGACGAGTGCGCC contains the following coding sequences:
- a CDS encoding universal stress protein, translated to MYDTILVPTDGSACATAAAEHAVAIARTFDAELHALSAVNLVEAGGLFSAGGVESGFVERLDNRAREDAEAVVERARDSGIDGKAAVVHGVPHEQIGEYVIENDIDIVVMGTHGRSGVRRYLLGSVTERVLRTVPAPVLAVHQRDDR
- a CDS encoding 2Fe-2S iron-sulfur cluster-binding protein; translated protein: MALIDPVAVGLGAALTALAVAMHFSKGTGWTSTADISQEVLEQRASTVPETDFPEPMNRSIGGGGAVAVGGATAGEEGELEEGAAEEESSSPADIPEDEVEYFEVEFVKEGATIEIPNNKTVLESGEEEGWDLPYACRQGQCVSCAGQISSGGNSEDYVVHDNQQMLDDNELEEGYTLTCVAYPRADFTIETGTAP